Proteins encoded together in one Chloroflexota bacterium window:
- the secY gene encoding preprotein translocase subunit SecY, whose amino-acid sequence MFESLLNAFRAPDIRRRLLYVAGILIVFRFLAHVPVPGVDRTALASFFNGSPLFGLLDLFSGGGLSSFSIVGLGLNPYINASIIMQLMTGVIPSLQALSREGEYGRNKINQYTRYLGLPMAMLQAYGFLALLNAQGTVLTTPLSLSSWQTLTQIVSLTAGSILLMFLGELITEKGIGNGISFIIFAGIVGRVPNAIRTFIESPDLAAISVFLVIGIAAVFAIIYIQEGQRRIPIQYASRVRGRRMYQGGSTFLPLRVNQAGVIPIIFAISILLFPQQLASYFSTSTVPLIAGISRGIVSFLDTHNAPYLILYFVLTVGFTYFYTAFTFKPDETAEQLRKNGGFIPGIRPGRPTQDYLAKVVFRITIAGALFLGIVAVAPQVVAAIVPSLGGIGLGGTGLLIVVSVVVETMKQIEAQLMMRNYEGFIR is encoded by the coding sequence GTGTTCGAGTCGCTGCTCAACGCATTCCGCGCGCCCGACATCCGGCGGCGCCTGCTCTACGTCGCCGGGATCCTCATCGTCTTCCGGTTCCTCGCCCACGTCCCCGTCCCGGGCGTCGACCGGACGGCGCTCGCGAGCTTCTTCAACGGCAGCCCGCTGTTCGGCCTGCTCGACCTGTTCAGCGGCGGCGGACTCTCCTCGTTCTCGATCGTCGGGCTCGGGCTGAACCCGTACATCAACGCCTCGATCATCATGCAGCTCATGACGGGCGTCATCCCGTCCCTCCAGGCGCTGAGCCGCGAAGGCGAGTACGGCCGGAACAAGATCAACCAGTACACGCGCTACCTCGGCCTCCCGATGGCGATGCTCCAGGCGTACGGCTTCCTCGCCCTGCTCAACGCGCAGGGGACCGTCCTGACGACGCCCCTCTCGCTGTCGTCGTGGCAGACGCTCACCCAGATCGTCTCGCTCACCGCGGGTTCGATCCTTCTCATGTTCCTCGGCGAGCTCATCACCGAGAAGGGGATCGGCAACGGGATCAGCTTCATCATCTTCGCCGGCATCGTCGGTCGCGTCCCGAACGCCATCCGGACCTTCATCGAGTCGCCGGACCTCGCGGCGATCTCGGTCTTCCTCGTCATCGGCATCGCCGCCGTGTTCGCGATCATCTACATCCAGGAGGGGCAGCGGCGGATCCCGATCCAGTACGCGAGCCGTGTCCGTGGCCGGCGGATGTATCAGGGCGGATCGACGTTCCTTCCGCTGCGGGTGAACCAGGCCGGCGTCATCCCGATCATCTTCGCGATCAGCATCCTCCTCTTCCCACAGCAGCTCGCGTCCTATTTCTCGACGAGCACCGTCCCCCTGATCGCGGGCATCTCGCGCGGCATCGTGTCCTTCCTCGACACCCACAACGCGCCGTACCTCATCCTGTATTTCGTCCTCACCGTCGGCTTCACGTACTTCTACACGGCGTTCACCTTCAAGCCTGACGAGACGGCCGAGCAGCTGCGCAAGAACGGCGGATTCATCCCCGGCATCCGGCCCGGGCGGCCGACCCAGGATTACCTCGCCAAGGTCGTGTTCAGGATCACGATCGCCGGAGCGCTCTTCCTCGGCATCGTCGCGGTCGCCCCGCAGGTCGTCGCCGCGATCGTGCCGAGCCTCGGCGGGATCGGCCTCGGGGGAACCGGTCTGCTCATCGTGGTGAGCGTCGTCGTCGAGACGATGAAACAGATCGAGGCCCAGCTCATGATGCGGAACTACGAGGGCTTCATCCGGTGA
- the rplO gene encoding 50S ribosomal protein L15 produces MKLHDLRPAAGSHTRRTRVGRGIAAGGGKTAGRGTKGQKARAGGSIPPWFEGGQTPLHRRIPKLRGFRNPFKTEYEVVNLGRIAALVELGALEAGDLPATKKPAASRKAAPITVNQEILRAVGAVRTLDKPLKILGNGEIGVALFVVADAFSRTAVAKIEAAGGSVQVIEISSGPLAALGVDRARASVTGAAPASAGDVEPSATLPGEDA; encoded by the coding sequence ATGAAGCTCCACGATCTTCGTCCTGCGGCCGGCTCTCACACCCGCCGGACCCGCGTCGGACGCGGCATCGCGGCGGGTGGTGGCAAGACCGCCGGCCGCGGCACGAAGGGCCAGAAGGCTCGCGCCGGCGGCTCGATCCCACCCTGGTTCGAAGGCGGCCAGACCCCGCTTCACCGGCGGATCCCGAAGCTGCGCGGTTTCCGCAATCCATTCAAGACCGAGTACGAGGTCGTCAACCTCGGCCGGATCGCCGCGCTCGTGGAGCTCGGCGCGCTCGAGGCGGGCGATCTCCCCGCGACGAAGAAACCGGCCGCGTCGCGGAAGGCCGCCCCGATCACGGTCAACCAGGAGATCCTGCGGGCCGTCGGAGCGGTGCGGACCCTCGACAAGCCGCTCAAGATCCTCGGCAACGGCGAGATCGGCGTGGCGCTCTTCGTCGTCGCCGACGCGTTCAGCCGGACGGCTGTCGCCAAGATCGAGGCGGCGGGTGGCTCGGTCCAGGTCATCGAGATCTCGTCGGGCCCGCTCGCGGCCCTCGGTGTCGACCGGGCGCGTGCGTCGGTCACCGGCGCGGCGCCCGCATCGGCCGGCGACGTCGAGCCCTCCGCCACCCTGCCCGGCGAAGACGCCTGA
- the rpmD gene encoding 50S ribosomal protein L30, protein MSARLRVTQTKSTISQISRNRATVRALGLHRIGDTVEIPDNPATRGMVRQVHFMVTVEELPETTSDGAAKEKA, encoded by the coding sequence GTGTCCGCTAGGCTTCGAGTCACCCAGACGAAGAGCACGATCAGCCAGATCTCGCGGAATCGCGCGACCGTCCGCGCCCTCGGTCTGCATCGCATCGGTGACACCGTGGAGATCCCGGACAATCCGGCGACCCGGGGCATGGTCCGCCAGGTCCACTTCATGGTGACGGTGGAGGAGCTCCCGGAGACGACGTCCGACGGGGCGGCGAAGGAGAAGGCATGA
- the rpsE gene encoding 30S ribosomal protein S5: MPRIDPNKLTLEERVVQINRVAKVVKGGRRFSFSAIVVVGDGAGHVGVGLGKAGEVPEAIRKGVEDAKKNLIRIPMVGTTIPHEVRTEYSASRVLLKPASQGTGVIAGGSVRAVVGAAGIRDILAKTHGSTNPVNVTRATIEALRSLHSAEELGARRGVRLRSVIPGQPSATTGETAGVR, encoded by the coding sequence GTGCCCAGGATCGACCCCAACAAGCTGACGCTCGAAGAGCGCGTCGTCCAGATCAACCGCGTCGCCAAGGTCGTCAAAGGCGGCCGGCGGTTCAGCTTCAGCGCGATCGTCGTCGTCGGCGACGGTGCCGGTCATGTCGGCGTCGGGCTCGGCAAGGCGGGTGAGGTTCCGGAGGCGATCCGGAAGGGCGTCGAGGACGCGAAGAAGAACCTCATCCGGATCCCGATGGTCGGGACGACGATCCCCCACGAGGTTCGGACCGAGTACTCGGCCAGCCGGGTGCTTCTCAAGCCCGCCTCGCAGGGCACCGGCGTCATCGCCGGAGGTTCCGTCCGGGCGGTCGTCGGGGCCGCCGGGATCCGCGACATCCTCGCCAAGACCCACGGTTCCACGAATCCGGTGAACGTGACGCGGGCGACGATCGAGGCGCTCCGCAGTCTCCATTCGGCGGAGGAGCTCGGCGCCCGCCGCGGCGTCCGGCTGCGGAGCGTCATCCCCGGTCAGCCGTCCGCCACGACGGGGGAGACCGCCGGTGTCCGCTAG
- the rplR gene encoding 50S ribosomal protein L18: MTQVASRGAARQKRHHRIRLSLAGTGERPRLAVFRSLNHIYAQVIDDASGRTLAAASTVEKELRGSGSTKTEEAKVVGRLVAERAKSAGVERVVFDRAGFRYHGRIKSLAEAAREAGLDF; this comes from the coding sequence ATGACGCAGGTCGCCAGCCGCGGCGCCGCGCGACAGAAGCGACACCACCGGATCCGCCTCTCGCTGGCGGGAACCGGCGAGCGTCCGCGTCTCGCGGTCTTCCGCAGTCTCAACCACATCTACGCGCAGGTGATCGACGATGCGTCCGGACGGACGCTCGCCGCCGCCTCCACCGTCGAGAAGGAGCTTCGCGGTTCCGGTTCGACGAAGACGGAGGAGGCGAAGGTCGTCGGCCGCCTCGTCGCCGAACGCGCGAAGTCCGCCGGCGTCGAGCGGGTCGTCTTCGATCGGGCCGGGTTCCGGTACCACGGGCGGATCAAGTCGCTCGCCGAGGCCGCCCGCGAAGCCGGCCTCGACTTCTGA
- the rplF gene encoding 50S ribosomal protein L6 → MSRIGRLPIAVPAGVDVAIDGRSITVSGPKGSLHRDLHPDMTVRQEDGTILVSRPTEQKVHKQLHGLTRTLVANMVIGVSTGYRKGLEITGVGYRAQKVGERLLLNLGYSHPIEIDPPSGISFEVENPTRVAVVGIDKELVGQVAATVRSTRKPEPYKGKGVRYTGEVVRRKAGKAGKIGGKK, encoded by the coding sequence ATGTCACGCATCGGTCGCCTTCCAATCGCCGTCCCGGCCGGGGTGGACGTCGCCATCGACGGCCGCTCGATCACGGTCAGCGGGCCGAAGGGATCGCTTCACCGCGACCTTCACCCGGACATGACGGTGCGCCAGGAGGATGGGACGATCCTCGTGAGTCGGCCCACCGAACAGAAGGTCCACAAGCAGCTCCACGGTCTGACCCGGACACTCGTGGCGAACATGGTCATCGGGGTCTCGACCGGGTACCGCAAGGGCCTCGAGATCACCGGCGTCGGGTATCGCGCCCAGAAGGTCGGAGAACGGCTGCTGCTGAACCTCGGCTACAGCCATCCGATCGAGATCGATCCGCCGTCCGGGATCAGCTTCGAGGTCGAGAACCCGACCCGAGTCGCGGTCGTCGGCATCGACAAGGAGCTTGTCGGCCAGGTCGCAGCGACCGTCCGATCCACCCGCAAGCCCGAGCCCTACAAGGGCAAGGGCGTGCGCTACACCGGCGAGGTCGTCCGCCGCAAGGCCGGCAAGGCCGGCAAGATCGGCGGCAAGAAGTAA
- the rpsH gene encoding 30S ribosomal protein S8 codes for MNISDPIADMLTRVRNASRARHQEVVVPASRTKREIARILKDEGFIADVREEQLGAALTLHLTLKYVDGKAPVVSGLKRISKPGLRVYARKTDIPRVLGGLGIVIISTSQGIMTGAQARKAELGGEVLAYVW; via the coding sequence ATGAACATCTCCGATCCGATCGCGGACATGCTGACCAGGGTCCGGAACGCCTCGCGCGCCCGCCATCAGGAAGTGGTCGTGCCGGCCTCCCGGACGAAGCGCGAGATCGCCCGCATCCTCAAGGACGAGGGCTTTATCGCCGACGTTCGCGAGGAGCAGCTGGGCGCTGCACTGACGCTCCACCTCACGCTCAAGTACGTCGACGGCAAGGCGCCGGTCGTCTCGGGCCTGAAACGCATCAGCAAGCCGGGACTCCGCGTCTATGCCCGGAAGACGGACATCCCGCGGGTCCTCGGCGGCCTCGGGATCGTCATCATCAGCACGAGCCAGGGGATCATGACCGGCGCTCAGGCCCGCAAGGCCGAGCTCGGCGGTGAAGTCCTGGCCTACGTCTGGTAG
- a CDS encoding type Z 30S ribosomal protein S14, which yields MAKKSLIAKAKRTPKHPVQAYHRCTVCGRPRAFMRRFALCRICFRERALVGELPGVTKSSW from the coding sequence ATGGCCAAGAAATCACTCATCGCCAAGGCGAAGCGGACCCCGAAGCACCCGGTGCAGGCGTATCACCGCTGCACGGTGTGTGGACGCCCGCGGGCGTTCATGCGCCGGTTCGCGCTGTGCCGCATCTGCTTCCGCGAGCGTGCGCTCGTGGGCGAGCTGCCAGGCGTGACGAAGTCGAGCTGGTAG
- the rplE gene encoding 50S ribosomal protein L5 translates to MTHRLRERYAREIAPALTKQFSYVNAMQVPHLSKIVVNVGLGEALTNAKAIDAATGDLATITGQRPVVTRARRSIAQFRLRAGNPVGAMVTLRGERMWDFFDRLTSLALPRIRDFRGIPSKSFDGRGNYSLGFREQLAFPEIDYDKVDRLRGLEISIVTTAKTDEEGKRLLELLGMPFAG, encoded by the coding sequence GTGACGCACCGCCTCCGGGAGCGCTACGCGCGGGAGATCGCACCGGCGCTCACGAAACAGTTCTCGTACGTGAATGCGATGCAGGTCCCGCACCTCTCGAAGATCGTCGTGAACGTCGGCCTCGGCGAAGCACTGACGAACGCCAAGGCCATCGATGCCGCGACCGGCGACCTCGCGACGATCACCGGTCAGCGGCCGGTGGTGACGCGGGCGCGCCGGTCCATCGCCCAGTTCCGGCTTCGTGCCGGCAATCCGGTCGGCGCGATGGTCACCCTGCGCGGAGAGCGGATGTGGGATTTCTTCGACCGCCTCACGTCGCTCGCCCTGCCACGCATCCGCGACTTCCGGGGGATCCCCTCGAAGTCCTTCGACGGGCGCGGCAACTATTCGCTCGGGTTCCGGGAGCAACTCGCCTTTCCCGAGATCGACTACGACAAGGTGGACCGTCTCCGCGGGCTGGAGATCAGCATCGTGACGACGGCGAAGACCGACGAGGAGGGCAAGCGTCTGCTTGAGCTCCTCGGCATGCCCTTCGCCGGCTAG
- the rplX gene encoding 50S ribosomal protein L24 has translation MRAAITRRTTKVPEIRTGDTVVVLSGKDAGKRGVVERVAGRARGRMIGTRRDRPAAEALADASVVVTGLNIAKRHTKPRQSSGQNDRMPKVQQGGILDLAQPIPIGRVMVVCSHCDRPTRVAHAVLDTGRRVRVCRHCGQPLEVKP, from the coding sequence ATGCGCGCTGCCATCACCCGGCGCACGACCAAGGTGCCGGAGATCCGAACCGGCGACACGGTCGTCGTCCTGTCCGGCAAGGATGCCGGCAAGCGTGGCGTCGTCGAGCGGGTCGCCGGTCGGGCGCGCGGCAGGATGATCGGCACGCGGCGGGATCGCCCGGCCGCCGAGGCACTCGCAGACGCGTCGGTCGTCGTGACCGGGCTCAACATCGCCAAGCGCCACACGAAGCCGCGTCAGAGCAGTGGCCAGAACGACCGCATGCCGAAGGTCCAGCAGGGCGGCATCCTCGATCTCGCCCAGCCGATCCCGATCGGCCGAGTCATGGTCGTCTGCTCCCACTGCGACAGGCCCACCCGGGTCGCCCACGCCGTCCTCGACACCGGGCGTCGGGTCCGCGTCTGCCGTCATTGCGGCCAGCCGCTGGAGGTGAAGCCGTGA
- the rplN gene encoding 50S ribosomal protein L14 gives MIQPQSRLKVADNTGARTIQCIRVMGRSQKNTAGVGDVIVASVKQAIPNAAVKKGDVVRAVIVRTAKEYGRPDGSYIRFDENAAVLINNQGNPRGTRIFGPVARELRDRNYMKIVSLAPEVL, from the coding sequence ATGATCCAGCCGCAGTCCCGCCTCAAGGTCGCCGACAACACCGGTGCGCGGACCATCCAGTGCATCCGCGTGATGGGCCGTTCGCAGAAGAACACCGCAGGCGTCGGCGACGTCATCGTCGCGAGTGTCAAGCAGGCCATTCCGAACGCCGCGGTGAAGAAGGGCGACGTCGTCCGGGCCGTCATCGTCCGCACGGCGAAGGAGTACGGCCGACCGGACGGCAGCTACATCCGCTTCGACGAGAACGCCGCGGTCCTCATCAACAACCAGGGCAACCCCCGTGGGACGCGGATCTTCGGCCCGGTCGCCCGCGAGCTTCGCGACAGGAACTACATGAAGATCGTGTCGCTCGCCCCGGAGGTGCTGTGA
- the rpsQ gene encoding 30S ribosomal protein S17, whose amino-acid sequence MTVNGKRKTKVGRVVSDKMDKTIVVSVERLARHRLYKRVIRLTTKFKAHDELNDAHVGDTVLIEESRPLSATKRWRLIEVIARAGEHGGELIADESATSEAIHGAAHPGREHGSDAGEAEA is encoded by the coding sequence ATCACCGTGAACGGCAAGCGGAAGACGAAGGTCGGACGCGTGGTCAGCGACAAGATGGACAAGACGATCGTCGTGTCCGTCGAACGGCTGGCGCGCCACCGGCTCTACAAGCGGGTCATCCGCTTGACGACGAAATTCAAGGCACACGACGAGCTCAACGACGCCCACGTCGGGGACACGGTCCTCATCGAGGAGAGCCGCCCGCTGTCGGCGACGAAACGCTGGCGGCTCATCGAGGTGATCGCCCGCGCCGGCGAGCATGGGGGCGAGCTCATCGCCGATGAGTCCGCGACCAGCGAGGCCATCCACGGCGCGGCGCACCCCGGGCGCGAGCACGGCTCGGATGCGGGCGAGGCCGAGGCATGA
- the rpmC gene encoding 50S ribosomal protein L29: MDIDKVRGLTDTELEAALREAKQELWQARFALSTRQLKDFSTISQARRTIARILTVQLERRAGRARTA, encoded by the coding sequence ATGGACATCGATAAGGTCCGCGGCCTGACGGACACCGAGTTGGAGGCCGCCCTCCGCGAAGCGAAGCAGGAACTCTGGCAGGCGCGGTTCGCCCTCTCGACCCGCCAGCTCAAGGACTTCAGCACCATCTCCCAGGCCCGACGGACCATCGCGCGGATCCTCACCGTGCAGCTGGAGCGGCGCGCCGGTCGCGCCCGCACGGCGTGA
- the rplP gene encoding 50S ribosomal protein L16, with protein sequence MLMPRRVKHRKVMRGRMSGIAKGGHTVAFGDYGLATMEPAWITSRQIEAARRAMTRSVKRGGKIWIRIFPDKPATKKPAETRMGSGKGAPDHWVAVVKPGRILFEMAGIAPDEAIEAMRLASHKLPVATRVVVRPGAQEATDGHR encoded by the coding sequence ATGCTCATGCCGCGGCGGGTCAAGCACCGCAAGGTCATGCGTGGCCGGATGTCCGGCATCGCCAAGGGGGGCCACACGGTCGCCTTCGGCGACTACGGGCTTGCGACGATGGAGCCCGCCTGGATCACGAGCCGCCAGATCGAGGCGGCACGCCGGGCGATGACGCGGTCGGTGAAGCGCGGCGGCAAGATCTGGATCCGGATCTTTCCCGACAAGCCGGCAACGAAGAAACCGGCCGAGACCCGGATGGGTTCGGGCAAGGGCGCCCCGGATCACTGGGTGGCCGTCGTCAAGCCTGGGCGGATCCTGTTCGAGATGGCGGGCATCGCGCCGGACGAGGCGATCGAGGCGATGCGGCTGGCGAGTCACAAGCTCCCCGTCGCGACGCGCGTCGTCGTCCGCCCCGGCGCCCAGGAGGCGACAGATGGACATCGATAA
- the rpsC gene encoding 30S ribosomal protein S3 — MGHKVHPYGFRLGVSRTWTAKWYADKDYTALLQEDIAVRKLVGTRLANASVSGVEIERGINHVTVTIHTAKPGIVIGKGGANVEILRNQISALTKRKVKLEIKEIRQPELDAYLVAMNIAQQLSRRIAFKKAMKQSIQRTMKAGAKGVKIAVAGRLGGSEMGRREWDREGRIPLGTLRADISYGQVHAHTTYGRIGVKVWIYRGDIQPERTPRELTAAQAAAVAAQGA, encoded by the coding sequence ATGGGACACAAGGTCCACCCGTACGGCTTCCGGCTCGGTGTCTCGCGCACCTGGACCGCGAAGTGGTACGCCGACAAGGACTACACCGCGCTCCTCCAGGAGGACATCGCGGTCCGCAAGCTCGTCGGCACGCGACTCGCGAACGCGAGCGTCAGCGGCGTCGAGATCGAGCGCGGCATCAACCACGTCACGGTAACGATCCACACCGCCAAGCCCGGCATCGTCATCGGCAAGGGCGGAGCGAACGTCGAGATCCTCCGCAATCAGATCAGCGCGCTGACCAAGCGCAAGGTCAAGCTCGAGATCAAGGAGATCCGCCAGCCGGAGCTCGACGCCTACCTCGTCGCCATGAACATCGCCCAGCAGCTGAGCCGCCGCATCGCCTTCAAGAAGGCGATGAAGCAGTCGATCCAACGGACGATGAAGGCCGGGGCGAAGGGTGTGAAGATCGCCGTCGCCGGGCGCCTCGGCGGTTCGGAGATGGGTCGGCGAGAGTGGGATCGCGAAGGGCGGATCCCGCTCGGCACGCTCCGTGCCGACATCAGCTACGGCCAGGTCCATGCCCACACGACGTACGGCCGGATCGGTGTGAAGGTCTGGATCTATCGCGGCGACATCCAGCCCGAGCGCACCCCGCGCGAGCTCACAGCGGCACAGGCGGCGGCCGTCGCTGCCCAGGGGGCCTGA
- the rplV gene encoding 50S ribosomal protein L22: MRVSATARYLRGSTRKAGLVTKAIIGRPVGEAAAALRFMPQHAARDIAAVLKSATANAENNHNLSAEDLFVFEAHADEGPTIKRFRPRAQGRAFPIHKPMTHITVVVADREA; the protein is encoded by the coding sequence ATGCGCGTATCCGCCACCGCCAGGTATCTCCGTGGCTCCACCCGCAAGGCCGGACTCGTCACGAAGGCGATCATCGGCCGGCCGGTCGGTGAGGCCGCGGCCGCCCTCCGGTTCATGCCGCAGCATGCCGCCCGTGACATCGCCGCCGTGCTCAAGAGCGCGACGGCGAACGCGGAGAACAACCACAACCTGTCCGCCGAGGACCTGTTCGTCTTCGAGGCCCATGCCGATGAGGGCCCGACGATCAAGCGGTTCCGCCCGCGGGCGCAGGGTCGGGCGTTCCCGATCCACAAGCCGATGACGCACATTACCGTCGTCGTCGCGGACCGGGAGGCCTGA
- the rpsS gene encoding 30S ribosomal protein S19, with product MSRSVKKGWFVEARLKGRVEEMNKRSEKKVVKTWSRASVIFPDFIGHTIAVYNGKKHVPVYVSENMVGHRLGEFSPTRTYRGHGKHTERSTSLK from the coding sequence ATGTCACGATCCGTCAAGAAGGGCTGGTTCGTCGAGGCGCGTCTGAAGGGGCGCGTCGAGGAGATGAACAAGCGCAGCGAGAAGAAGGTCGTCAAGACCTGGTCTCGAGCGTCCGTCATCTTCCCCGACTTCATCGGCCACACGATCGCGGTCTACAACGGCAAGAAGCATGTTCCGGTCTACGTGTCCGAGAACATGGTCGGCCATCGACTCGGTGAGTTCAGCCCGACCCGCACCTACCGCGGGCATGGCAAGCACACCGAACGTTCGACGTCGCTGAAGTAG